In a genomic window of Erigeron canadensis isolate Cc75 chromosome 5, C_canadensis_v1, whole genome shotgun sequence:
- the LOC122599681 gene encoding uncharacterized protein LOC122599681 isoform X2, whose amino-acid sequence MLFQRIISRIPGRSTLSGHPHRFFSRNILPAENNGSPAHVLHNALPSFLGRVGFAQANSVPSSLKFTSSIHSVGPKEFERDMDNGPIVTEKNTGFLEGLSRRIEDVNKSQPPVITPQNPGFFEGLSRRFVDMDRTRAPTETGRDVRPFGRYFGSPESGRNMNFVRGIIKDNPNENYRSGTEQNADIVHIKIMRNNTFVTVTDSKGNKKMGASTGSLSGAKTKKEDKIKVTNKYSAEATAEHVGRVARSMGLKSVVMKVNGFTFFKRKKLAILSFRDGYTNSRSDKNPIVYIEDTTRKPHNGCRLRKQRRV is encoded by the exons ATGCTTTTCCAACGCATCATTTCTCGTATTCCAGGTCGAAGCACTCTTTCCGGCCACCCTCATCGGTTCTTCTCCCGGAATATTCTTCCGGCCG AGAACAATGGAAGTCCAGCTCATGTTCTTCATAATGCTTTGCCAAGTTTCTTGGGAAGAGTTGGTTTTGCACAAGCAAATTCAGTTCCTAGTTCATTGAAGTTCACAAGTTCTATACATTCTGTGGGTCCGAAGGAGTTTGAGAGAGACATGGACAATGGACCCATTGTTACTGAGAAGAATACTGGATTCTTGGAAGGTTTAAGTAGAAGAATAGAAGATGTAAATAAGTCACAACCACCTGTGATCACTCCGCAGAACCCTGGATTCTTTGAGGGTTTAAGCAGGAGATTTGTTGACATGGATAGGACCCGCGCCCCCACTGAAACGGGACGCGATGTCAGACCTTTTGGTAGGTATTTTGGCTCACCTGAATCTGGTAGGAACATGAATTTTGTAAGAGGAATCATTAAAGATAATCCAAATGAAAATTACCGGTCTGGGACAGAGCAAAATGCAGACATCGTTCATATTAAAATAATGCGAAACAACACGTTTGTTACGGTGACAGATTCTAAGGGGAACAAGAAAATGGGAGCATCTACTGGATCATTATCTGGAGCTAAAACAAAAAAGgaagataaaataaaagttacaaataaaTATTCTGCTGAAGCAACTGCTGAACACGTAGGACGTGTTGCTAGAAGTATGGGATTGAAGTCGGTGGTAATGAAGGTGAATGGGTTTACATTTTTCAAAAGGAAGAAGTTGGCGATTTTGAGTTTTAGAGATGGATACACCAACTCAAGATCTGACAAAAATCCTATTGTGTATATTGAAGACACAACACGTAAACCTCATAATGGATGCCGACTCAGGAAGCAAAGACGTGTTTAA
- the LOC122601693 gene encoding pollen receptor-like kinase 4, which yields MAWNRKPPYWLTIFTIHVLLTCSTILSDPQDPIRLLTFKQSLTNTGALDTTWKISTTPCTSDDKVNWKGVICKNNGTVFGLQLENMGLGGRIDIDTLAGIASLRSLSFTNNTFEGSMPDLLKLSVPLRGIFLSNNKFSGEIVHDAFTGMTALTKVELANNGFTGKIPESLTKLPILADLQLQNNAFEGEIPNFEQKDLKVNFANNKLNGSIPKGLRNQDPSSFSGDSLCGKPLKACKKKLSKLMIIIIGVASLVAVLALIIIALYILRAKKRRKNMYINHQATKIVKNHQATTKIDKKNANEIQVRKEENYKRTDNGGKLHFVMNDREKFELEDLLRASADVLGSGSFGSSYKAMLAKGPAVVVKRFKEMTNVGKEDFHAHMRLLGSLSHPNLLPLVAFYYKRDEKLLISDFAINGSLASHLHVKRQPDEPGLDWATRLKIIKGVARGLDYLYQQLPRLSLPHGHLKSSNVLLDDAFNPLLADYALVPVINKDHAQHLMAAYKSPEFTQHGRTTKKTDVWCLGILILELLTGKFPANYLEQQGKGGKPDLGTWVNSVVREEWTGEVFDKEMKGTKNGEGQMLKLLKIGMCCCEWNIARRWDIKEAIENIEGLKEKEDDEEYSSYASEGDAYSSRGMDDDNFSFSVTS from the exons ATGGCTTGGAATCGCAAGCCACCATATTGGCTAACAATCTTCACGATTCACGTTTTATTAACATGTTCAACGATCTTATCCGATCCACAAGACCCTATTAGGCTATTGACGTTCAAACAATCGCTCACAAACACCGGTGCTCTAGACACTACTTGGAAAATTTCCACTACACCATGCACGAGTGATGATAAGGTGAATTGGAAAGGAGTGATATGCAAAAATAATGGAACTGTTTTCGGCTTACAGCTTGAGAACATGGGATTGGGAGGAAGGATAGACATAGACACATTGGCTGGAATAGCAAGTCTTCGATCATTAAGTTTCACGAACAATACCTTTGAGGGCTCGATGCCTGACTTGTTAAAACTAAGTGTCCCTTTACGTGGGATTTTCCTCTCGAATAACAAGTTTTCCGGGGAGATTGTACATGATGCTTTTACAGGAATGACTGCTTTGACAAAAGTCGAACTGGCTAATAATGGTTTCACTGGTAAAATCCCAGAATCACTTACTAAGTTACCAATTCTTGCGGATTTGCAGCTTCAAAACAACGCGTTTGAAGGAGAGATACCAAATTTTGAGCAGAAGGATTTGAAAGTGAACTTTGCTAATAATAAACTTAATGGTTCCATACCCAAGGGGCTTAGAAATCAGGATCCAAGCTCATTTTCAg GAGACAGCTTATGTGGCAAACCTCTTAAAGCGTGTAAAAAGAAACTAAGCAAACtaatgatcatcatcatcggcGTCGCGTCCCTTGTTGCAGTCTTGGCTCTCATTATTATAGCCTTATACATCCTTCGGGCTAAAAAGAGACGTAAAAACATGTACATAAACCATCAAGCAACCAAAATCGTAAAAAACCATCAAGCAACAACCAAAATCGATAAAAAGAATGCAAATGAAATCCAGGTGCGCAAGGAAGAGAACTACAAAAGAACTGATAATGGAGGAAAGCTTCATTTTGTCATGAACGACAGGGAAAAGTTTGAGTTGGAAGACCTATTACGAGCCTCGGCTGATGTGTTGGGAAGTGGAAGCTTTGGATCCTCATACAAAGCGATGCTAGCGAAAGGGCCTGCAGTGGTTGTCAAGAGGTTCAAAGAAATGACAAATGTAGGAAAAGAAGACTTCCATGCACATATGAGATTGCTAGGAAGCTTGTCACACCCTAATTTACTTCCTCTTGTGGCTTTTTACTACAAGAGGGATGAAAAACTCTTGATATCTGATTTTGCTATCAATGGTAGCTTGGCAAGTCATCTTCATG TTAAACGACAACCGGATGAGCCAGGGTTGGACTGGGCAACACGGCTAAAAATAATCAAGGGTGTAGCACGAGGGCTTGATTATCTTTATCAACAGCTTCCACGTCTGTCACTACCTCACGGTCAcctaaaatcatcaaatgtacTTCTTGATGATGCCTTCAATCCCCTCCTAGCAGACTATGCCCTGGTTCCTGTTATCAACAAGGATCACGCACAACATCTCATGGCGGCCTACAAAtcaccagaattcacacaacaCGGACGCACTACAAAAAAGACAGACGTTTGGTGCCTAGGGATCTTGATACTAGAATTGCTCACTGGGAAATTCCCTGCAAACTATCTAGAACAACAGGGTAAGGGTGGCAAACCGGATTTGGGGACATGGGTGAATTCGGTTGTGAGAGAAGAGTGGACGGGTGAGGTATTTGATAAAGAAATGAAAGGGACGAAGAACGGCGAGGGACAAATGTTGAAGCTATTGAAGATTGGGATGTGTTGTTGTGAATGGAATATAGCAAGGAGGTGGGATATCAAAGAGGCCATTGAGAATATAGAAGGTTTGAAAGAGaaggaagatgatgaagaataCTCATCTTATGCAAGTGAGGGAGATGCTTACTCTTCAAGAGGCATGGATGATGATAATTTCTCTTTTTCAGTCACTAGCTAG
- the LOC122600828 gene encoding trihelix transcription factor ASR3-like isoform X2, with amino-acid sequence MEDDNVVGGGLRTRSKLAPDWTVEESLILVNEVTAVESDCRDTLESFQKWKIIVENCNALGVNRNQNQCRRKWESLLSDYRKIKQSSSKKAATFNNDLFNLIEWYVKEFEDGGTNQDKDSDAGLDLDVDVNMDMDVEPEPVLASIMKSAGSKKRRSKIKTQKQSKEITTKPKRHNKTEEIAVEECSSKPKHHTSNGSMTPEEISRDMQEQILAEKLRENAELIEAIVKQDSMNNESTHDSTRRDGDRLIDCLSNLVVALNQLSKFVQ; translated from the exons atggAAGATGACAACGTTGTTGGCGGTGGGCTAAGAACCCGATCAAAACTAGCCCCAGATTGGACAGTGGAAGAATCATTAATATTGGTAAACGAGGTGACAGCAGTGGAATCAGACTGTCGTGACACACTGGAATCTTtccaaaaatggaaaataatagTCGAAAATTGTAACGCGTTGGGGGTGAACAGAAACCAAAATCAGTGTAGAAGGAAGTGGGAATCTTTATTATCTGATTATAGAAAGATTAAACAATCTTCTTCTAAAAAAGCAGCTACCTTTAATAATGATTTGTTTAACCTTATTGAATGGTATGTTAAGGAATTTGAAGATGGTGGGACTAATCAGGATAAAGATTCGGATGCGGGTTTGGATTTGGATGTGGATGTGAATATGGATATGGATGTTGAACCCGAACCGGTTCTGGCTTCAATTATGAAATCTG CAGGTTCAAAGAAAAGAAGGTCAAAgataaaaactcaaaaacaaagCAAAGAAATCACTACAAAGCCAAAAAGGCACAACAAAACCGAAGAGATTGCAGTAGAGGAATGCAGttcaaaaccaaaacaccaCACTTCAAATGGAAGCATGACACCTGAAGAAATTAGCAGAGATATGCAAGAACAAATACTGGCTGAGAAGCTAAGAGAAAATGCAGAACTAATTGAAGCTATTGTGAAACAGGATTCGATGAACAATGAGTCTACTCATGACTCAACTAGACGTGATGGTGATAGGCTTATTGATTGCCTTAGCAATCTTGTAGTCGCCCTTAATCAGCTTTCCAAATTTGTTCAATAA
- the LOC122602276 gene encoding uncharacterized protein LOC122602276, with amino-acid sequence MEFKKGYLDLILVPLSFMVSISYHLWLWHKVRTQPLSTVIGTNAHGRRLWVSTIMKDNDKKNILAVQTIRNSIMGSTLMATTSILLCSGLAAVISSTYSVKKPLNDTIYGAHGEFMVALKYVTLLVLFLFSFICHSLSIRFISQVNFLINCPQDSTIVTTSYVSELLEKSFTLNALGNRIFYLALPIVLWIFGPVLVLLCSLSMVPILYNLDFLFGDSMKGRVSEVANEV; translated from the exons ATGGAGTTCAAGAAGGGTTATCTTGATCTAATCCTGGTACCCTTATCTTTTATGGTATCCATCAGCTATCACCTTTGGTTGTGGCATAAGGTTCGAACTCAACCCCTCTCCACTGTTATCGGTACCAATGCTCATGGACGCCGCTTGTGGGTATCAACCATTATGAAG GATAATGATAAGAAAAACATCTTAGCCGTTCAGACAATAAGAAACTCAATCATGGGATCAACCTTAATGGCAACAACATCAATACTTTTGTGTTCTGGTTTAGCAGCAGTTATCAGCAGTACTTACAGTGTCAAAAAACCGCTTAACGACACAATCTATGGGGCACATGGAGAGTTCATGGTAGCGTTAAAATATGTAACGCTCCTTGTTCTGTTtctattttctttcatttgtCATTCTCTATCAATCCGGTTTATTAGCCAAGTGAACTTCTTGATCAACTGCCCACAAGATTCTACAATAGTCACGACCTCGTATGTGTCTGAGCTTCTAGAGAAGAGTTTCACGCTCAATGCATTAGGGAACCGCATATTTTATCTAGCGCTCCCAATCGTGCTTTGGATTTTTGGGCCGGTTCTTGTGTTATTATGTTCCCTTAGCATGGTGCCTATACTTTACAATCTTGATTTCTTGTTTGGAGATTCAATGAAAGGGAGAGTGAGTGAAGTTGCAAATGAGGTTTAA
- the LOC122599681 gene encoding uncharacterized protein LOC122599681 isoform X1, giving the protein MLFQRIISRIPGRSTLSGHPHRFFSRNILPAVENNGSPAHVLHNALPSFLGRVGFAQANSVPSSLKFTSSIHSVGPKEFERDMDNGPIVTEKNTGFLEGLSRRIEDVNKSQPPVITPQNPGFFEGLSRRFVDMDRTRAPTETGRDVRPFGRYFGSPESGRNMNFVRGIIKDNPNENYRSGTEQNADIVHIKIMRNNTFVTVTDSKGNKKMGASTGSLSGAKTKKEDKIKVTNKYSAEATAEHVGRVARSMGLKSVVMKVNGFTFFKRKKLAILSFRDGYTNSRSDKNPIVYIEDTTRKPHNGCRLRKQRRV; this is encoded by the exons ATGCTTTTCCAACGCATCATTTCTCGTATTCCAGGTCGAAGCACTCTTTCCGGCCACCCTCATCGGTTCTTCTCCCGGAATATTCTTCCGGCCG TAGAGAACAATGGAAGTCCAGCTCATGTTCTTCATAATGCTTTGCCAAGTTTCTTGGGAAGAGTTGGTTTTGCACAAGCAAATTCAGTTCCTAGTTCATTGAAGTTCACAAGTTCTATACATTCTGTGGGTCCGAAGGAGTTTGAGAGAGACATGGACAATGGACCCATTGTTACTGAGAAGAATACTGGATTCTTGGAAGGTTTAAGTAGAAGAATAGAAGATGTAAATAAGTCACAACCACCTGTGATCACTCCGCAGAACCCTGGATTCTTTGAGGGTTTAAGCAGGAGATTTGTTGACATGGATAGGACCCGCGCCCCCACTGAAACGGGACGCGATGTCAGACCTTTTGGTAGGTATTTTGGCTCACCTGAATCTGGTAGGAACATGAATTTTGTAAGAGGAATCATTAAAGATAATCCAAATGAAAATTACCGGTCTGGGACAGAGCAAAATGCAGACATCGTTCATATTAAAATAATGCGAAACAACACGTTTGTTACGGTGACAGATTCTAAGGGGAACAAGAAAATGGGAGCATCTACTGGATCATTATCTGGAGCTAAAACAAAAAAGgaagataaaataaaagttacaaataaaTATTCTGCTGAAGCAACTGCTGAACACGTAGGACGTGTTGCTAGAAGTATGGGATTGAAGTCGGTGGTAATGAAGGTGAATGGGTTTACATTTTTCAAAAGGAAGAAGTTGGCGATTTTGAGTTTTAGAGATGGATACACCAACTCAAGATCTGACAAAAATCCTATTGTGTATATTGAAGACACAACACGTAAACCTCATAATGGATGCCGACTCAGGAAGCAAAGACGTGTTTAA
- the LOC122600828 gene encoding trihelix transcription factor ASR3-like isoform X1, whose product MEDDNVVGGGLRTRSKLAPDWTVEESLILVNEVTAVESDCRDTLESFQKWKIIVENCNALGVNRNQNQCRRKWESLLSDYRKIKQSSSKKAATFNNDLFNLIEWYVKEFEDGGTNQDKDSDAGLDLDVDVNMDMDVEPEPVLASIMKSVSAGSKKRRSKIKTQKQSKEITTKPKRHNKTEEIAVEECSSKPKHHTSNGSMTPEEISRDMQEQILAEKLRENAELIEAIVKQDSMNNESTHDSTRRDGDRLIDCLSNLVVALNQLSKFVQ is encoded by the exons atggAAGATGACAACGTTGTTGGCGGTGGGCTAAGAACCCGATCAAAACTAGCCCCAGATTGGACAGTGGAAGAATCATTAATATTGGTAAACGAGGTGACAGCAGTGGAATCAGACTGTCGTGACACACTGGAATCTTtccaaaaatggaaaataatagTCGAAAATTGTAACGCGTTGGGGGTGAACAGAAACCAAAATCAGTGTAGAAGGAAGTGGGAATCTTTATTATCTGATTATAGAAAGATTAAACAATCTTCTTCTAAAAAAGCAGCTACCTTTAATAATGATTTGTTTAACCTTATTGAATGGTATGTTAAGGAATTTGAAGATGGTGGGACTAATCAGGATAAAGATTCGGATGCGGGTTTGGATTTGGATGTGGATGTGAATATGGATATGGATGTTGAACCCGAACCGGTTCTGGCTTCAATTATGAAATCTG TATCAGCAGGTTCAAAGAAAAGAAGGTCAAAgataaaaactcaaaaacaaagCAAAGAAATCACTACAAAGCCAAAAAGGCACAACAAAACCGAAGAGATTGCAGTAGAGGAATGCAGttcaaaaccaaaacaccaCACTTCAAATGGAAGCATGACACCTGAAGAAATTAGCAGAGATATGCAAGAACAAATACTGGCTGAGAAGCTAAGAGAAAATGCAGAACTAATTGAAGCTATTGTGAAACAGGATTCGATGAACAATGAGTCTACTCATGACTCAACTAGACGTGATGGTGATAGGCTTATTGATTGCCTTAGCAATCTTGTAGTCGCCCTTAATCAGCTTTCCAAATTTGTTCAATAA